The proteins below come from a single Chrysoperla carnea chromosome 1, inChrCarn1.1, whole genome shotgun sequence genomic window:
- the LOC123305946 gene encoding cecropin-C-like, with protein MNFKIIFIVAVVVMALFVNNSEGKFKLKRLLKKVEGAGKRVFNSAQKALPVVQGYAGVVTAAKGK; from the exons atgaattttaaaattattttcatcgtTGCTGTAGTAGTGATGGctctatttgtaaataatagtgaaggaaaatttaaactaaaacgATTACTCAAGAAAGTG gaagGCGCTGGTAAAAGAGTATTCAATTCAGCGCAAAAAGCATTGCCAGTGGTTCAAGGTTATGCTGGTGTAGTAACTGCTGCGAAaggaaaataa
- the LOC123305928 gene encoding uncharacterized protein LOC123305928, producing MLSIKIISLVLIVCLINLTVIHCAVPMDADSVILDDPSDTSGIGKVATKTSWIRRQMSRLGGVAGEVGNAVGRASISVSTTAEKICDLVKKIIPILAAICHVGQFKFCASTGLTPDETINTNLGGIDTSKLETLD from the exons atgttatcGATAAAGATCATAAGTTTAGTTTTGATTGTTtgcttaattaatttaactgtCATACATTGTGCTGTGCCGATGGATGCGGATTCTGTTATCCTAGATGATCCTAGTGATACATCTGGAATTGGAAAAGTCGCTACGAAGACATCGTGGATA agaCGGCAAATGTCACGCTTAGGTGGAGTAGCTGGAGAAGTAGGAAATGCAGTTGGGAGGGCATCCATTAGTGTTTCAACAACGGCTGAAAAGATTTGTGATttggtgaaaaaaattataccaattTTAGCAGCAATTTGTCATGTTGGACAATTTAAGTTTTGTGCATCAACCGGTCTTACCCCAGACGAAACAATTAATACAAATCTTGGAGGTATTGATACCTCAAAATTAGAAACATTGgattag